The following nucleotide sequence is from Paralichthys olivaceus isolate ysfri-2021 chromosome 22, ASM2471397v2, whole genome shotgun sequence.
ATTTACCCACATTGGGCTTAAATCCTTGAAAAGGTTTGAAATCATGAGGTTGattgttgttttgatttgcaAGTCAAACTTCGGCACACTGAGCCACCACCTGTCTCAATATGCAAAGCATGGTCTAATAAGGACACTGCTGCTCTCCGGACACAGgtcccaaacacacagagcgagTTCCTGTTAGAAAGCAACAAACATCAGCTGCAGAAACGCAGAGGAGAATATCCTGCGGCGTCACTGAGCACAGAAACAGATGCATTAAGAGGATTTTCAGGGTTTCAACTTTGACTCTAGGGTGAGTCACTTAGTGGGCAGTGAATTGTCCTGTTTTTAAAAGCGGGATAAAAACATCTAGTTTGAACAGAAAGTTTAAATTGTTCAATAAGAAAGATTTTGAGAAGTTGccaacaaaaacagtttttggTTGTATTTATGTAACCCTCTGAAAACAAGCCTGCATTTTCCTGTTTAAATTCatcttaaataaaaagaaaaagaaaaagaaagctcAGGCCTCTGCCTCAGAACTTTGTACACtctgaaatgtgtctgttcTTCCAGGTGTTTCATagcctctgtctgtttctctctgtaggTGGGAAGTGGTGGCTGTTGGACGATGGTGTCCTCAACATCACCAGCATCGAGTTTGCAGACCGTGGAAAGTACACTTGCATGGCGTCCAACGCGTACGGCAGCACCAACTGCACGGTGACGCTGCGTGTGGTCTTTACCAATGGTGACATGGGTGTGTACTACATGGTGGTGTGTCTAGTCACCTTCACCATCATCATGGCCCTGAACATCACTCGCCTCTGCATGATGAGCAGCCACCTAAAGAAGACAGAGAAAGCCATCAATGAATTCTTCCGCACCGAGGGtgcagagaagctgcagaaagCCTTTGAGATCGCCAAGAGGATCCCAATCATCACCTCGACCAAGACGCTGGAGCTCGCCAAGGTGACGCAGTTCAAGACCATGGAGTTTGCGCGGTACATCGAGGAGCTTGCTCGCAGCATCCCATTGCCGCCGCTCATCATGAATTGCCGCACCTTCATGGAGGAGATCCTCGAGGTGGTGGGCGTGGAGGAGATGAGGCACACTTTTCTCAGACAAGCACCGGAGGGGCGCCGGGAGGTAGCGGGCATGGTCGCCTCCATAGGGGCGAGAGACGTCTTCACCATcctgcaggagagggagagggagagagagcgaggggaaCGCAGCGAATCCCCCGCTGCTGACTCAGACAACTCTTCGGTCCAGGAGCAGCCGCAGCACATCGCCATCCAGGTGTCGGTCCACCCGCAGCTCGCCGCCGGAGGTTACTGCAGCATTGAAGCACCACCACAGCCAGAGGCCACACCCTCCtcacctcccccctcctcacctcccccctcctccgtcCCACCGCTCGCTCCTCTTAACTCCGAGGAGCAGCCCGAGGCTGAGGGCGAGCAGAGCGCTGAACAGGCCATGCCCGAACCAACAGCAAACATGACCGCTCCCTGCCAGGTGTTTTACGAGAGCCATGTGTGACgaaccaggaaaaaaaaaggttaccCTGCTATGCATTTTCACTTGAAGACAAGTAAAggtccacaaaacatttttaatttcacattttggacaaaaacaatcatttttaatttatcttttcTGAATGGAACAATTTGTTCAAACCTTTGTAGGCTGTTCCACTGAGAATAAACCACAAAGTTTTCAGACTCTCATGGGTTTTTCTCACTCTGATCCTTTCATGCTTGAATGTACATGGGTGGGGGAATCAATGTTCCTATTAATGTCATAAGCAGAGAATTGTAAAGGAATACTTCCTGTGTTGAAATTTAATTTCCATAGCTCAGATTATAATTTAAAGACTTCAGTCTCGAGgggaatgatttttttttgtttcttataGTGCTAGGATTTTTACAACTTACTCCAGAAATCTGCCTCAAGCTGCTCTTCATGACGTTATTTCCAAACCCTGAAAGTTCAGCCTCCTTCATGTGTTAACTCACATCCAGCCGCTCTAGCAGCCGATCCGATGTTGTTGTAAAATGTCCCACTCACCTACAGATGCATGCTGGACTGAAACAAAAGATTTGAAAGTTTGGTCACAATTTCATGATTGTACAGCATACTGTGTTTCTATAAGTTACAAGTAAGCCAGGCTAAACCTCTGAGTGTACAGTATATTTCCGGGTCACACACAACTCTGATAATGACTATTTCCTTcgaaatattttttaaactattATTAGATTGTTACCCGTTTGGTGTGATTTTTGTTTCTGGGCTAGTTTAAGTGGTTTTTAAAGAAgtctttttgtcttctctctcctcagtaGAGACGAGCggattgttttcctctgtcatgtgctgtgacttttttcatttgactCCTGACCTGCTCTCAGCATCGTCTTGCTTCCGCAGAGGCTTTAACAGTACAGTTGCATTTCTGCTGCATGTGAACGTGGACAGTGGAGATGTTTGACATCTTTCTCTGGGGCTAAACTACAAGGACTTCTTTCTTCTTTGCTTGGCTTAATAGTCCAGTCTATTATGGAGATGAACTGGACTCTGTTCTTTTACCGGTGCTCTCGAGATGCCTCTTTTTTGTAGTGGAATAAAATGGAAgtgctgtgtttaaaaaaaaaaaagaaaaaaaaagtttgggctttttttttttcatgtagcTTTTTGGAGGATAAATATCAGCTCTCTTCACTTAtggatattttaaaatacagacagaaaaatctTTCATTGGCTGTTAGTCAACATCATTAATGTgacttttatatcatatatCGACATAGATATCATCTAACCTTTTTATCACTTTTCGGACGATGTGCTAACTAACCTGACTTTTTAGCACACACAGCGAGCTGGCAGGTTAAATCCGCAGCAGGGGAGATTTTAAGGCTAAAATATGTTTGTCTTATCGAGAGGAAATCCGAAGGTaagtctgcaggaggagaggattattttattttggctgAGTGGACAGAGAAACAGATTCAAAATGACCTTTATTTAACCTTTGTTGAAGAAAACGCATGTTTGTAAACTCGCAAAAGACAAGAGAAATACTTTAGATACACAGAACATGGAACTAAaataagaaagagaaatgaaaataaaaatcgtAAACAAAGAGATTAACGTTTGCAGTAAAATTAGAAAGGGAGTATTTCATACTGCAGTATCCcatcaaaatatcctggatgtgTTTGCCACCATCTCATGCTGTTAACTTAATtcagagccagagtctgtgcctTACTGTTCCAGGGATGGGGTATCAAGCTCACACACTTGAACAATCACGAGTCTCGACAATAGACAACATTTCTATGGTTattcttcctctctttattcATGGACTTTCTGATTTCaagttcagattttgtaatgcttgCTCTGGGATATTTTGTCTACACCTGGTTGGAAAATTTTGACAGACTTgctgcacaaaaaaacaatctgacttttttgatcatatttccgACAACAAACTAAACTGACGTTTTCACcatttttttgtcactttttggACGACAAACTAACATGaatttttgttcatgttttagacgacatgccaacttatgacttttttatcatatttcggacgacatgctaaattatgaatttttttaaatcagattttggacgacatgttaacctatgactttttttatcggttttcagacgacatactaacctatgacttttttatcatatttcggacgaaatgctaacctatgacttttttatcatatttcggacgaaatgctaacctatgacttttttattcggttttcagacgacatgctaacctatgacttttttttatcagatttcggacgacatgctaacctatgacttttttatcaaattttaattgacatactaacgtatgactttttttcatcagattttggacgacatactaacctatgacttttttattggttttcagacgacatgctaacctgtgactttttgtATCAaatttcaaacgacatgctaacctgtgacttttttttatcagattttaaaagacatactaacctatgacttttttttaatcatatttcggacgaaatgctaacctgtgacttttttttatcagattttaaaagacatactaacctatgacttttttttaatcatatttcggacgaaatgctaacctgtgacttttttttatcagattttaaaagacatactaacctatgacttttttttaatcatatttcggacgaaatgcttacctatgacttttttatcggttttcagacgacatgctaacctatgacttttttttatcaaattttaaaacgacatactaacctatgacttttattatcatatttcagacgacatactaacctatgacttttttgtcatatttcggacaacatgctaacctatgacttttttgtcatatttcggcgacatgctaacctatgacttttttttatcaaattttaaaacgacatactaacctatgaattttattatcatattttggacgacatactaacctatgacttttttgtcatattttaaacgacatgctaacctatgacttttttatcatattttaaacgacatactaacctatgacttttttatcatatttcggcgacatgctaacctatgacttttttttaatcaaattttaaaacgacatactaacctatgacttttttgtcatatttcggacgacatgctaacctatgacttttttgtcatatttcggacgacatgctaacctatgacttttttatcatatttcggacgacatactaacctgtgacttttttatcaaattttaaacgacatactaacctatgacttttttgtcatatttcggacgacatgctaacctatgacttttttatcatatttcggacgacatacaaaaacctatgaattttttttatcatatttcggacgacatgctagcctatgacttttttttatcagattttaaatgacatgctaacctatgactttttttatcatatttcggacgacatgctaacctatgacttttttttatcatatttcagacgacatattaacatatgactttttttcatcagattttggacgacatgctaacctatgacttttttattcggttttcagacgacatactaacctatgacttttttaatcattattcggacgacatgctaacctatgactttttgtatcaaattttaaacgacatgctaacctatgacttttttttaatcatatttcggacgacatactaaccgatgacttttttttaatcatatttcggacgacatgctaacctctgactttttgtatcaaattttaaacgacatactaacctatgactttttttttatcatatttcggacgacatactaacctatgacttttttatcatatttcggacgacatgctaacctatgacttttttatcatatttcggacgacatgctaacctatgacttttttgtcatatttcggacgacatgctaacctatgacttttttatcatatttcggacgacatactaacctatgacttttttattcggttatcagacgacatactaacctatgacttttttatcggttttcagacgacatactaacctatgacttttttatcataattcggacgacatactaacctatgacttttttatcatatttcggacgacatgctaacctatgactttttttttatcagattttaaacgacatgctaacctatgacttgtatcaaattttaaacgacatgctaacctatgacttttttatcatatttcggacgacatactaacctatgacttttttatcatatttcggacgacatgctaacctatgactttttttttatcagattttaaacgacatgctaacctatgacttttttttatcagatttttaacgacatgctaacctatgactttttttatcatatttcggacgacatgctaacctatgacttttttattcggttttcagacgacatactaacctatgacttttttatcggTTTTCAGacgataaaaaagtcataggttagcaacatgctaacctatgacttttttatcatatttcggacgacatactaactgatgacttttttttaatcatatttcggacgacatgctaacctctgactttttgtatcaaattttaaacgacatgctaacctatgacttttttttttatcatatttcagacgacatattaacatatgactttttttcatcagattttggacgacatactaacctatgacttttttattggttttcagacgacatgctaacctgtgactttttgtATCAaatttcaaacgacatgctaacctgtgacttttttttatcagattttaaaagacatactaacctatgacttttttttaatcatatttcggacgaaatgctaacctgtgacttttttttatcagattttaaaagacatactaacctatgacttttttttaatcatatttcggacgaaatgctaacctgtgacttttttttatcagattttaaaagacatactaacctatgacttttttttaatcatatttcggacgaaatgcttacctatgacttttttatcggttttcagacgacatgctaacctatgacttttttttatcaaattttaaaacgacatactaacctatgacttttttgtcatatttcggacaacatgctaacctatgacttttttgtcatatttcggcgacatgctaacctatgacttttttttatcaaattttaaaacgacatactaacctatgaattttattatcatattttggacgacatactaacctatgacttttttgtcatattttaaacgacatgctaacctatgacttttttatcatattttaaacgacatactaacctatgacttttttatcatatttcggcgacatgctaacctatgactttttttttatcaaattttaaaacgacatactaacctatgacttttttgtcatatttcggacgacatgctaacctatgacttttttgtcatatttcggacgacatgctaacctatgacttttttatcatatttcggacgacatactaacctgtgacttttttatcaaattttaaacgacatactaacctatgacttttttgtcatatttcggacgacatgctaacctatgacttttttatcatatttcggacgacatacaaaaacctatgaattttttttatcatatttcggacgacatgctagcctgacttttttttatcagattttaaatgacatgctaacctatgactttttttatcatatttcggacgacatgctaacctatgacttttttttatcatatttcagacgacatattaacatatgactttttttcatcagattttggacgacatgctaacctatgacttttttattcggttttcagacgacatactaacctatgacttttttaatcataattcggacgacatgctaacctatgactttttgtatcaaattttaaacgacatgctaacctatgacttttttttaatcatatttcggacgacatactaaccgatgacttttttttaatcatatttcggacgacatgctaacctctgactttttgtatcaaattttaaacgacatactaacctatgactttttttttatcatatttcggacgacatactaacctatgacttttttatcatatttcggacgacatgctaacctatgacttttttgtcatatttcggacgacatgctaacctatgacttttttatcatatttcggacgacatactaacctatgacttttttattcggttatcagacgacatactaacctatgacttttttatcggttttcagacgacatactaacctatgacttttttatcataattcggacgacatactaacctatgacttttttatcatatttcggacgacatgctaacctatgactttttttttatcagattttaaacgacatgctaacctatgacttgtatcaaattttaaacgacatgctaacctatgacttttttatcatatttcggacgacatactaacctatgacttttttatcatatttcggacgacatgctaacctatgactttttttttatcagattttaaacgacatgctaacctatgacttttttttatcagatttttaacgacatgctaacctatgactttttttatcatatttcggacgacatgctaacctatgacttttttattcggttttcagacgacatactaacctatgactttttttttatcatatttcggacgaaatgctatgacttttttattcgGTTTTCAGacgataaaaaagtcataggttagcaacatgctaacctatgacttttttatcatatttcggacgacatactaactgatgacttttttttaatcatatttcggacgacatgctaacctctGAATTTTtgtatcaaattttaaacgacatactaacttatgactttttttttatcatatttcggacgacatactaatctatgacttttttatcatatttcggacgacatgctaacctatgacttttttatcatatttcggacgacatgctaacctatgacttttttattcggttttcagacgacatactaacctatgacttttttgtcatatttcggacgacatgctaacctatgacttttttatcatatttcggacgacatactaacctatgacttttttttatcagattttaaatgacatactaacctatgacttttttatcatatttcggacgacatactaacctatgacttttttttatcagattttaaatgacatactaacctatgactttttttcatcagattttggacgacatgctaacctatgacttttttattcggttttcagacgacatactaacctatgacttttttatcggttttcagacgacatgctaacctatgacttttttatcataattcggacgacatgctaacctatgacttgtatcaaattttaaacgacatgctaacctatgactttttttttatcatatttcggacgacatactaaccgatgacttttttttaatcatatttcggacgacatgctaacctatgacttttttatcatatttcggacgacatactaacctatgacttttttatcatatttcagacgacatgctaacctatgactttttttatcagattttaaacgacatattaacatatgactttttttttatcagattttaaacgacatgctaacctatgacttttttttatcagatttttaacgacatgctaacctatgacttttttttatcatatttcggacgacatgctaacctatgacttttttattcggttttcagacgacatactaacctatgacttttttatcggTTTTCAGacgataaaaaagtcataggttagcaacatgctaacctatgacttttttatcataattcggacgacatgctaacctatgacgtTTTTATTCGgtttttagacgacatactaacctattactttttttttatcataattcggacatgctaacctatgactttttgtatcaaattttaaacgacatactaacctttgacttttttgtcatatttcagacgacatgctaacctatgacttttttgtcatatttcggacgacatgctaacctatgactttttttatcagattttaaacaacatactaacctatgactttttttttatcagattttaaaactacatgctaacctatgactttttttatcataattcggacgacatgctaacctatgacttttttatcatatttcggacgacatgctaacctatgacttttttatcatatttcggacgacatgctaacctatgacttttttttatcatttttcggacgacatactaacctatgacttttttatcaaattttaaacgacattcttacctatgacttttttttatcataattcggacgacatgctaacctatgacttttttatcatatttcggacgacatgctaacctatgacttttttatcatatttcggacgacatgctaacctatgacttttttttaatcatatttcagacgacatactaacctatgacttttttatcatatttcggacgacatgctaacctatgacttttttatcaaattttaaacgacatgctaacctatgacttttttatcaaattttaaacgacatgcttacctatgacttttttatcaaattttaaacgacatcctaacctatgacttttttttatcagattttaaaacgacatactaacctatgacttttttatcatatttcggacgacatgctaacctatgacttttttttttatcagattttaaaacgaCATgctaaactatgacttttttttatcatatttcggacgacatgctaacctatgacttttttatcatatgtcggacgacatgctaacctatgacatttttatcatatttcggacgacatgctaacctatgacttttttatcagatttcggacgacatactaacctatgacttttttttatcagattttaaatgacatactaacctatgactttttttcatcagattttggacgacatgctaacctatgacttttttattcggttttcagacgacatactaacctatgacttttttatcggttttcagacgacatactaacctatgacttttttatcggttttcagacgacatactaacctatgacttttttatcggTTTTCAGacgataaaaaagtcataggttagcaacatgctaacctatgacttttttatcataattcggacgacatgctaacctatgacgtTTTTATTCGgtttttagacgacatactaacctattactttttttttatcataattcggacatgctaacctatgactttttgtatcaaattttaaacgacatactaacctttgacttttttgtcatatttcagacgacatgctaacctatgacttttttgtcatatttcggacgacatgctaacctatgactttttttatcagattttaaacaacatactaacctatgactttttttttatcagattttaaaactacatgctaacctatgactttttttatcataattcggacgacatgctaacctatgacttttttatcatatttcggacgacatgctaacctatgacttttttatcatatttcggacgacatgctaacctatgacttttttttatcatttttcggacgacatactaacctatgacttttttatcaaattttaaacgacattcttacctatgacttttttttatcataattcggacgacatgctaacctatgacttttttatcatatttcggacgacatgctaacctatgacttttttatcatatttcggacgacatactaacctatgacttttttatcatatttcggacgacatgctaacctatgacttttttatcaaattttaaacgacatgctaacctatgacttttttatcaaattttaaacgacatgcttacctatgacttttttatcaaattttaaacgacatcctaacctatgacttttttttatcagattttaaaacgacatgctaacctatgacttttttatcatatttcggacgacatactaacctatgacttttttatcatatttcggacgacatg
It contains:
- the mfap3l gene encoding microfibrillar-associated protein 3-like, with amino-acid sequence MHWSSADVFVVLVSLIASHTTGALSVDRDGNRTETSNVTDSGFVPVAFTKVSQIIAREGSCVLIDCNVTGEPFPRVLWFNSHGDRLDTETSGGKWWLLDDGVLNITSIEFADRGKYTCMASNAYGSTNCTVTLRVVFTNGDMGVYYMVVCLVTFTIIMALNITRLCMMSSHLKKTEKAINEFFRTEGAEKLQKAFEIAKRIPIITSTKTLELAKVTQFKTMEFARYIEELARSIPLPPLIMNCRTFMEEILEVVGVEEMRHTFLRQAPEGRREVAGMVASIGARDVFTILQERERERERGERSESPAADSDNSSVQEQPQHIAIQVSVHPQLAAGGYCSIEAPPQPEATPSSPPPSSPPPSSVPPLAPLNSEEQPEAEGEQSAEQAMPEPTANMTAPCQVFYESHV